TATTCTTGCTCGAGGAGGACGGCACCTTCGACGACCGAACGCCCGGCTTCGTCGAGCGGGTGTTCACCGAAGATCACGGCGTGGCCTTCGAGCTGCGCGGGAGCTGGCACTACCTCCTGCCCCGCGCGACGCGCGAGCGCGGGGAGGGCTCGGCGATGAGGGCGTACCAGGCGCTCTTCGAGGAGGCGGGGCTCGCCTACCAAGCCGCCAGCGACGGCGGGGCGGACGCCGAGGACTCGGCCGAGATCGCGCGAGAGGCGTTCGAGCGCGCATTCGGGCGCGCCGACATCCGCCTCTACCGGCTGGTGGCGAGAGAGGTCGGCACGTCGCCTCCCACGTCGTCCGCCGGCGCGTCGGACAGGCCGCTGCCGCTGCCCTCGGACACGGGCTCGTTCGGCGGCTCGCTCGGCGAGGGATTGCTCGGGCCAGGGGCGCTCGACGGGCTCTGAACGAGCACCTCGCTCGTCGGCTCGCGGTCGGGCACGGCCGGCAGCCGCACCACGAAGGTCGTGCCCACGCCCTCCTGGCTGCGCACCTCGATGTGCCCGCCCGCCGCGTTGACGATGCGCTGCGAGATGGCGAGCCCGAGCCCCGTGCCGCGGTCCTTGGTGGTCACGAACGGCACGAAGAGGTTCGCGAGCACGCGCTGCGGGATGCCGGGCCCGGTGTCCTGGACCCAGAGCTCCACCCAGCGCTTGAGCTCGCCGTAGGCCTCCGTGCGCGTCTTCTCGAGCGTGCGCACCGTCAGGTCGCCGCGGCCCTCCATCGCCTGCGCCGCGTTCTGGCCGAGGTTGATCAGCACCTGGCGCAGCCGCTCGGCGTCGATCCGCACGCGCGGTAGATCCGCGCCCAGCTCGAGCTTCGCGTCGACGCCCTCGGGCAGATCGGGCCCGAGCAGCTGCACCGTGCGCTCGACCGCGGCGTTGACGTCGGTCGGCGCGGGGTCGCCGGTGGAAGGGCGGGCGTAGTCGAGGAACGACGAGACGACCCGGTTCAGCCGGTCGACCTCCTCGACGATGATGTCCAGGAACTCGCCCGCCTGCGGCTCGTCCTCGGGCTCGTTGAGGAACTGCGCGCTCGCCTTGATGGCGCCCAGCGGGTTGCGGATCTCGTGCGCGAGGCCCGCCGCCATCTCGCCGAGCGCGGCGAGCCGGTCGCGCTGCTTGAGGCGCTGGTAGAGGCGCGAGTTCTCGATCGCGATGGACGCCTGCGCCGCCAGCGCGCGCAGCAGTTGCACCTCCTCCGGGCTGAACGCGTCGCGCAGTCGATCGTCGCGCAGGCAGAGGAGGCCGTAGGTCTCGTCGACGCCACGCAGCGGCACGCAGACGGACGCCTTCATCGCCTCGAGCGTCTGGATCACCTCGGCGAGCATCTCGGCCGTGAGGTTCTCGCCGAGCTCGCGCGCCTCGTCGAGCTCCCGCTCGAGGTTCTCGAGCACGACCTCCTCGTCGGCGCGCAGCCGGTCGACGAGCGGGCGGGCCGCGGGCAGCTCGATCCGCTGCACGGGCTCGAGCCCCACGTGGCCGCCGAGGTCGAAGCCCTGTCCGCGCTCGTCGACGAAGTAGATGGAGGCGTCGGTGACGCGGCGAGAGCCCTCGAGGCCGTTCATGACGAGCTGGCTCATCTCGTCGATGGCCAGCGTGTGCGCGAGCCGCGCGCGGAGCTCGCCGATGATCTGCTCGAGGTCGTAGCGCTCGCGGAAGAAGATCTGGGAGATCTGCTGCTCGAGCTTGGCGCGCACCGGCTCGAAGATCAGGAAGAGCACGAGCGCGGCG
This window of the Sandaracinaceae bacterium genome carries:
- a CDS encoding ATP-binding protein yields the protein MDLRTQTSLLAAVLCFAIASTVLLRPRKRRVHWYFSLFGATVAAWYLSTFLVRFFDGGPFLARLNFVCAVLLPLSAVQFFRTFLQPESRRATQLQRGAFLLSLGMIAAVFTPLFHQIFFAALIFTYVFVLLAAAMVMLFRAGRVARSRFERARLTYLAVVGALAAVFTLAEYLPYAGLEIPPVGTVLILVFLYVLSQSVLRYRLLDLYELAGRLFLLTALSFSLAGIVWVLVFLDPGHFFLHSVVAALVLFLIFEPVRAKLEQQISQIFFRERYDLEQIIGELRARLAHTLAIDEMSQLVMNGLEGSRRVTDASIYFVDERGQGFDLGGHVGLEPVQRIELPAARPLVDRLRADEEVVLENLERELDEARELGENLTAEMLAEVIQTLEAMKASVCVPLRGVDETYGLLCLRDDRLRDAFSPEEVQLLRALAAQASIAIENSRLYQRLKQRDRLAALGEMAAGLAHEIRNPLGAIKASAQFLNEPEDEPQAGEFLDIIVEEVDRLNRVVSSFLDYARPSTGDPAPTDVNAAVERTVQLLGPDLPEGVDAKLELGADLPRVRIDAERLRQVLINLGQNAAQAMEGRGDLTVRTLEKTRTEAYGELKRWVELWVQDTGPGIPQRVLANLFVPFVTTKDRGTGLGLAISQRIVNAAGGHIEVRSQEGVGTTFVVRLPAVPDREPTSEVLVQSPSSAPGPSNPSPSEPPNEPVSEGSGSGLSDAPADDVGGDVPTSLATSR